A region from the Leptospira venezuelensis genome encodes:
- a CDS encoding OmpA family protein: MGKFFETISMAFRGFLLLFFLIPSYIFSETPVLFRWKMKSGDDLELNEYHRVKARQGLRVINREDKNRILLKATSCKKEGCDFSAIFDTYIKFPELDPAFYKDKTFKSKFFISDTGQYTVPPEYSMPNLRSLPSFSAKEVGVGEEWTKPASESFQFPTARIEIPVQAKYVYQGKGDWEYAGKKGNADLIEYNYNLMKESDPIAQNIPYKIYGFAKGKVFFDSEQGVPQYKYVQLAYTFVFPNGIAQEMSFEIHGVYSKQNSVTENDKDKIAEEVKRILGPFPEGSTYPKKKPTGKKGNGLEWPEWEGNQEEEVSDRAPVEIRKSNEGVVLSLDNLLFDYNKSELKPEAKKVLERIADVLKKYPEREIRIGGHTDDKGSQEYNLKLSQDRALSVLQELRDSHGIEETRMSYRGYGKSQPVAENSTELGRAKNRRVDITIVLE, encoded by the coding sequence TTGGGAAAATTCTTCGAAACTATTAGTATGGCATTCAGAGGGTTTCTTCTTCTATTCTTCTTAATTCCCTCTTATATATTTTCCGAAACGCCCGTGCTGTTCCGATGGAAAATGAAATCCGGAGACGATCTGGAATTGAACGAATACCATAGAGTAAAGGCTAGACAAGGCCTTAGAGTTATTAATAGAGAAGATAAAAATCGTATTTTGTTAAAAGCTACTTCCTGTAAAAAGGAAGGTTGCGATTTTTCAGCCATATTCGATACGTATATTAAATTTCCTGAATTAGATCCCGCATTCTATAAAGACAAAACCTTTAAAAGTAAATTCTTTATTTCAGACACAGGCCAATATACTGTTCCGCCGGAATATAGTATGCCAAATCTGAGATCATTGCCTAGTTTTTCTGCGAAAGAGGTAGGCGTAGGAGAAGAATGGACTAAACCTGCGTCTGAAAGTTTTCAGTTCCCTACGGCAAGAATAGAGATCCCAGTCCAAGCAAAGTATGTTTATCAAGGAAAGGGAGATTGGGAATACGCAGGTAAAAAAGGGAATGCAGATCTAATTGAATATAATTATAATTTAATGAAAGAATCAGATCCTATTGCTCAGAATATTCCTTACAAAATTTACGGTTTTGCAAAAGGAAAAGTGTTTTTTGATTCTGAACAAGGTGTTCCTCAATATAAGTATGTTCAGCTTGCCTATACATTTGTATTTCCGAATGGGATCGCTCAAGAAATGTCTTTCGAGATCCATGGAGTATATTCTAAACAAAATTCCGTTACTGAGAATGATAAGGATAAAATTGCAGAAGAAGTGAAAAGGATCCTTGGTCCTTTTCCGGAAGGAAGTACTTACCCTAAAAAGAAACCTACTGGCAAAAAAGGAAATGGATTAGAATGGCCAGAATGGGAAGGCAACCAGGAAGAAGAAGTTTCAGATCGTGCACCTGTTGAGATCAGAAAATCAAATGAAGGTGTTGTACTTTCTTTAGATAATCTTCTTTTCGATTATAATAAGTCCGAATTAAAGCCGGAAGCAAAAAAGGTTTTGGAAAGGATTGCTGATGTTCTTAAAAAATATCCAGAGAGAGAAATTCGAATCGGCGGACATACAGACGATAAGGGTAGCCAAGAATATAATCTCAAACTTTCCCAAGATAGAGCATTATCGGTTCTGCAAGAATTAAGAGATTCTCATGGAATAGAAGAAACTAGAATGTCTTATAGAGGTTATGGTAAATCTCAACCCGTAGCCGAAAATTCCACAGAATTAGGCAGGGCTAAAAACCGAAGAGTGGATATCACCATCGTTTTAGAATAA
- a CDS encoding sulfatase — protein MISFGSKLSRILIPILLCFVLQDCRQIFPGSFSNEEETIIPVWDGLRSLKKSGSVCKGNSEEAIKKISYHYKKNPSRYSELPLNEKWRNTQLTILKDKQTLLNESRDSLLLFQNGDCNISSEFTIPGAKLYDLQNVVLDLSTTALSSLGENVPSSGKLIIKLGDSIIFSEDIQSQGREWIDHKIKIPESISKSLEENPSLVWNFEWVPKNQNDLLFVGQPTLYASVADPKLWGPKENVILIVVDALRPDRLGFGGSAVPTSPYLDELASDSIIFENAFSNGNWTKPSMISFFTSKIASELGLGNAWFYSSNLHRKIFYSKKPETLPNHLRSKGYLTASFMNNVFLLDYTGVGVDLGFHKLFQPGKDKDDTELILAESIKFLKENKSRRFFLHININTPHYPYLPERKYMDILAKKTDPKIWNSYDPYVRKYMAEILYTDEVIGKIIEEAKKTGAFDKTWIAVVADHGELQSMEHYYHHHFVAENLHAHGETHYDEEIKVPWIIHPPASAKSNIEKRIFSEQVSLLSLFPTLAGALGFPCDKNSCDGNDYSKAIYGEEGPQSEEFVYTEGRFSESIRTKEYKLIRRYPGYDFVRRTKEGEPHKMPEELYSLVSDPGELQNLSSVSSELLTKARQELDSHSLKKNVFKLRLPSCEKECIRKIEISIQAGIYKIVSDTPFIENRLETKSASLTVKQVPGKESIISFYTVEPVFGFRLSILKDGKQEDYKSGKWGILSEASSKIYRDSPESVASAKLPYEFKTSKIPYFYNDAGLSGNSESSEQAALGKEVRKVLESWGYIHE, from the coding sequence ATGATTTCTTTTGGTTCCAAACTTTCTAGGATATTGATCCCAATCTTGCTTTGTTTTGTCTTACAGGATTGTAGGCAAATTTTTCCAGGATCTTTCTCAAACGAAGAAGAGACAATAATCCCTGTTTGGGATGGACTACGCTCCTTAAAAAAGTCCGGAAGTGTTTGCAAAGGAAATTCAGAAGAAGCCATTAAAAAGATCTCTTATCATTATAAAAAAAATCCATCCCGATATTCGGAGCTTCCTCTGAATGAAAAATGGAGAAACACTCAACTCACTATCTTAAAAGATAAACAAACTCTGCTAAACGAATCCAGAGATAGTTTGCTTTTATTTCAAAATGGTGATTGCAATATCTCTTCAGAATTCACCATCCCTGGCGCCAAACTTTACGATCTACAAAATGTTGTTTTAGATCTCTCGACGACTGCGCTTTCTTCCTTAGGCGAAAATGTTCCAAGCTCGGGAAAATTAATCATAAAATTAGGAGATTCTATCATCTTCTCCGAGGACATACAAAGCCAAGGAAGAGAATGGATTGATCATAAGATCAAAATCCCTGAATCTATTTCCAAATCTTTAGAAGAGAATCCTTCACTCGTTTGGAATTTTGAATGGGTTCCCAAAAATCAAAATGATCTTTTATTTGTAGGACAACCTACATTATACGCTTCTGTGGCTGACCCAAAACTTTGGGGACCTAAAGAAAATGTAATATTGATTGTGGTGGATGCACTTAGGCCGGATCGTTTGGGTTTCGGAGGTTCTGCTGTTCCTACCAGTCCTTATTTGGACGAGCTAGCTTCCGATTCCATAATTTTCGAAAATGCTTTTTCCAATGGAAACTGGACTAAGCCGAGTATGATCTCCTTTTTTACATCTAAGATCGCGTCAGAATTGGGTCTTGGAAATGCTTGGTTCTACTCCAGTAACCTTCATCGAAAAATATTCTATTCTAAAAAACCGGAAACACTTCCGAATCATCTTCGATCTAAAGGTTATCTAACAGCAAGCTTTATGAATAATGTCTTTCTTCTGGATTACACAGGAGTAGGTGTAGATCTGGGATTTCATAAATTATTCCAACCCGGAAAAGACAAGGATGATACTGAACTAATACTTGCAGAATCTATAAAGTTCCTGAAAGAAAATAAAAGCAGAAGATTTTTTCTCCATATTAACATCAATACTCCTCATTACCCTTATCTACCTGAAAGAAAATACATGGATATCTTAGCAAAGAAAACAGATCCAAAGATCTGGAATAGCTACGATCCTTATGTAAGAAAATATATGGCAGAGATTTTATATACGGACGAGGTAATAGGCAAAATTATAGAAGAGGCTAAAAAGACAGGAGCTTTCGATAAAACCTGGATCGCAGTGGTTGCAGACCATGGAGAATTACAGTCCATGGAGCATTATTATCATCATCATTTCGTGGCAGAAAATTTGCATGCACACGGAGAAACACATTACGACGAAGAGATCAAAGTTCCGTGGATCATTCATCCACCCGCATCAGCAAAGTCAAATATTGAAAAAAGAATTTTCTCCGAACAAGTTTCATTACTTTCTCTTTTCCCTACTTTAGCAGGGGCATTAGGATTTCCTTGTGATAAAAATTCTTGCGATGGAAATGATTACTCCAAAGCGATATATGGAGAAGAAGGTCCACAATCCGAAGAATTTGTATACACTGAAGGCAGATTTTCAGAATCAATTCGTACCAAAGAATATAAGCTGATCCGCAGATATCCAGGTTATGATTTTGTGAGAAGAACCAAAGAAGGCGAACCTCATAAAATGCCTGAAGAACTCTATTCCTTAGTTTCAGATCCGGGAGAATTACAAAATCTTTCTTCTGTTAGTTCTGAGCTTCTAACGAAAGCTAGACAGGAATTGGATTCCCATAGTTTAAAGAAGAATGTTTTCAAACTCAGATTGCCATCCTGCGAAAAAGAATGTATTCGTAAGATAGAGATCAGCATCCAAGCCGGAATTTATAAAATAGTATCAGACACTCCGTTTATTGAAAATAGATTAGAAACAAAATCTGCCTCTCTCACAGTAAAGCAAGTCCCTGGTAAAGAAAGTATTATCTCCTTCTATACAGTAGAACCCGTTTTTGGATTTCGTTTGTCCATTTTAAAAGATGGAAAACAAGAGGATTATAAATCCGGAAAATGGGGAATTCTATCGGAAGCAAGTTCTAAAATTTATAGAGATTCTCCGGAGTCTGTTGCTTCTGCAAAACTCCCTTACGAATTCAAAACTTCTAAAATACCTTATTTTTATAATGATGCAGGACTTTCTGGAAATTCAGAATCTTCTGAGCAAGCTGCATTAGGAAAAGAAGTCAGAAAAGTATTAGAAAGTTGGGGATATATTCACGAATAG